The Motacilla alba alba isolate MOTALB_02 chromosome 3, Motacilla_alba_V1.0_pri, whole genome shotgun sequence DNA window ACAGGCTTCATTTTACCTACAGTTTAGCAATCTTAACCAATCTACCATTGGCAGGGTTATTAAATAAAGGCTATTGAATCAGATTCTGCTAGCAGCTATTTTATGTCAAACCTGGATTAATCCTGAATTTACAGCTGTGATTGATGTTATACAGGAACTAAAAGTTTTTTGCTTCAAGTTTTAACTCTATATTACAGGCTGTTTTAATAATTTGAAGTTTTCTAGAAGGAGTCAGGGCTGGCTGCTAGGGCAGATGTCCCACAAGATAACATCTCCAGAGGACAATTTGATCTGCTCACTGAGCCCTGAGATTGCTTGAATGGTGAACTGAGGAACTTCTGTATGAGAAGGGATATCAGCTAAAATTACAGTACCTCAGTTTTGTTGTCCATAATTCTGGTCAATGGACTTCCATAGAAGAGtactacatttttttcccagactcCCAATTTCTTATGGAAACGGTGACCCCTTCCTTCATACACTTGTGAGTCCAAAGTATATTCCTTGTGCAGCAAGAGTAAGGACAAACCCAGGCggtttatttggatttttctgCACTTGGATGCATTCTGGCTATCCCAGTCCTGATTCCCAGGTGAAGGGTATTAAACACTAGGGACAGGGCTCCCCTGAGAGACAGTTGTGCTCAGAGTTTCCCATATGTGTCTGGAGATGGTCTCACTCGGAATGCCTTGCATTCATTAATTTAATTGCTTAGACTCAGCCAAAGTGCCCACAAAGTTCATGGGAAGAGCTGGATGTGGGGAAGGCACTACTGGATTGAGTGGTGCAGCCTGTGCCCCCTTCACCCAGAGCACAGAAATGAAACCTGCAACAAGCATGGTGCAGTTTCCCCTTTGGAAAGACTTCAGAGCTTGTCCTAAATTTGGACTTAAGAAGTCCTGTGTCAAAGAGTGGGGACACCAGAGCCTTTGGATTGTGTTTCTTACTCTCTGAGAAAGGGCTTCTCTAATCCTCCCCTTCAACCCCGGAGacttcaaaatttttaaatctttttattttttagactGCCTTGTAATAAAGGAaaatcagctctgctgggtTGTATAGAATATTCAAacaatagaaaacaaacaacccctAGATCACTCCATTCTTTAAGGAGCAGAGCCTTCTGTCCAGCCCTGATTCCAAAGCCAGAGGTTTATGGTAGTTTCCTGATTTGAGGAGATGTCTCCCCAGGGACCCAGAAAGCCTCTTGTTTTGCACCATCAGGATTATGTGGTCAAGaccccctgctcctctccaggctcaccatgtgctgccagcctgccctgtcCTTCCGCCACTGCCCATgtctccccctgctcctgcagggttTCCACACCATGAGCAAGGCAAATAGGCAGGAATGCATCCTGCCCACACACAGCCTTTTAAGAAAACATAACTTATCACAACAAATCCAACAAATGAGGTGCCTAGTGCAGCAAGACACACTGAGACCTGGCTGGGCTACAGCAGCACCAAGGTTGTCTCAAAACTCTTTCCGCACTGTCAGAGCATAGGCAGAGCTCCGGGCTCAAAGGCATAACTCATTGGAGAAATTAGCCCATAGAATTATTTCTGATAAAAGaggggtttttcttttatttaatgtCAGGTTAAATAAATCACAAAGCATGGCTTTGTGAGGATCCAAAGTGAGGATTTAGCACTTGCAGTGCTAAACCATATTGCCTAGTATTAACACAGTGCTTTCCTCATTcaagaaaatgcttttgctaACTTAATTCACTCTCAGCCACCCTTTGCATGCCACGAGCAAAGTCAGGAGTGTGTAATATTCCTGCTGATAGATAAGGCTGGACTCACACAGCTGTGTAAGATTCCCTCTTCTCCCACCCTCAGCGCCCCAGCGGAGTCAATTTTTGCTGGTTTGCAGCCCATACCTGTAACCTGGACGTCTTAAGCTGTGCAAGGGACAGGATCCTGTCCCTTAGATGGGAGCCAGCTGTGGTCCTGgccaggcagccagggagaggagctgaggctgtTGGCAAGCAAGGAGCAGGTCTCAGCAGGTGTGACAGAGTGAGAGAGCAGTTCTAGAGGCTAAGAGCAGGGATGTGGAGGGGAGGATGGATGTGAAGGGGTGCTTGGGCTGAGGAGGTACTTATAGTGGCTGTTTGTCTTAGGCAGGAGAGAATTTGGCACAAATGCTGGTGGAAGGATTTGGGTACAGATATGTTTAGACATTGTTTGAATTATCTTACTTGATGGAGGTATGTAAGGAAGGACAGAGTCACAGACTGGGGGAAAGGACATAAGGGCTGAGGCGTGGGGATACCAAGTAGGTGTCCCTGGAGATCAGCAATTTGAGGTGTGAGGAGTATTGTTGGGAAAGGCCTTCAACCTAGGGAAGCAGGGGCTGATTTCCATGCTAGGAGAGATGCAGAGTGGCTGGTGTTCCTGAGGAGATGCTGCCCTTCACTGCACACCTGCCCAGCCCCTACACGCTACCACTGCTCTCcactcccagcaggacagggagctcTCCACCAGCAGACACATCCCACtgtgccagggaacagggacaaaCAAGGTGCCGGAAAAGAGCACAGAGCCCATgcctcagctctgtgcccctCCAGTCACTGCTCCTGTGGGGTGGATGCCACAAGCCCACTGCTTGCACACATCCCAGGAAAAAAGTCCCAAAGACCCGTAGGGGGATCTTGGGCCTGAGGTGCCCAGGGATGGGTCATGGCTCATGTTGCTGCATTTCACCTGGGCAAGGGGTTGCTCAGCACAAAAGGGAACAAATAAAGATAGCTACTCTAGTCCTTTAAACATTTGGGATCCTGcttctaatttatttaaatatatctgTGTGCCAgtgctccccttccctccaaGCTGGCATAACTCCTAGTTTCAATGGATTTCTCTGGCACACACCAGACCTATTACACATACAGTTTTTACACCAACCAAATTTAGACTTATGTAGATGGCACTTGCTTTTGGAAAGGAGAGTACCTACACACTGGTGTTGATTAATTAGTATATTAAGTAATGAATAAGATACTGATTAGTGCCTACTACTTCTGTAAACTAACATTTACAAAGTTTGCAGTTATTGTAGGGGAAGGgtatgttatttttaaaaatatcctaaaaTCTGTTTATTCAGCTAGATGTCTTTACCATAAATCAATTGGAGACTATACTATTTTTACCGAAACTTTCTATGCACTTACTTTCAAAGAGTTAAAGTTTCTTATTTAGAATTACTCAATTTAACTTCTTTATAAACTTCCTTTGATTTAgtagagaattaaaaataccaTGATTTAACttacagttttaaaaagctACTCAATTATAAATCCTTCCTGAAAGATCCCTGCATATATAAACCATGCAGTAATTAATAGctagaacaaatatttttaaatttgctcCTTAAAATACATTGATTCTGTTCTGCATCTCTGCTCAAAATATAGCTTCATGTCCCATTGAAAATGACACTTTTTCTGGAAAGAGGAACAGAAACCTATTCACAAAGTTGACCCCAAAGtacattttacaaaacaaagccaTTTATTCACTCTAATATTCTGCACACAGTATATGCTGATACCTTCAGGATCTCTAGGCTCAAATGCTCGTAACATTTTGCTGTAAGCCTGAATCTAATACAAATGAGAGGCTGCTTCGATTTTTTTAAGGAGCAGTTGCCCTAGCTGCAAAGGCATTGAAGAGAGCCTGGAAGACACAATCTGTGTGATGCTGCTCTTTATTGTCACAGGTACAAAGTTCTGATGTGGCAATGTTGCACATTCGGGTCATTGAACATTTATGGATCGGGAAGGACTTTTCAGTCTCTGAAACGGTTACAAATGGTTTTGTTAGAACATACTCAATATAAGCAGTCTGATCTCAGTGGAGTcctactgttttattttgggttaATAACAGTAAAGTCTTACCAACTGTTGATGGAGAAGCCATGGGGTTAATTTATATTCAtgttggaaaagcaaagcagtgcTCCCTCCCAACTCTGACAGATCTGCGAGTCCCTTCCATAGCTGATTGTCAGGTTGTCCCGCTCTGTAGCTTAGCGCTGACAACAGCTCACAGTTTATTTGCAGCTTTGAAGCCTGGTCCTGTGGTGTTTCTCTTCTGACAGGAGATGAATAAAGGTGTCACTGTGGGAGACTTTTATCCGGCTGCTATAAAAAGGACCCTCTTTGCCTTCCCTTGAAAGATCCTCCAGTTCACTTCTGGAGCCTGCGGCTTTCCCCTCAGCAGAGTTTAGTTCCATCAGCTCCAATTCATGTTTGGCAGCTGTTTCTAAAACTCTCTGTTTGTTGTAGTACCTGACAAAGTTGTTAAtgatgggatggatggggagGGCGATCGCTATCACTCCACAAAGAAAACTGATGGCAGCATTCAGTTTTCCCAGTGTTGTTTTGGGGTAAATGTCTCCGTATCCAACCGTGGTCATGGTAATGATTGCCCACCAAAATGATTGAGGGatgcttttaaataaagtttCAGGGTGACTTTGTTCCATGGTATAACCTAGGGCAGAAAAGACAAAGATTCCAACAGCTAAGTACATGAGGAGCAGCCCAAGCTCCTTAAAGCTGCGTTTCAGGGCATAGGTTAGGGTCTGGAGCCCTGAGGAATGCCGTGCAAGCTTGAAAATCCTTGCGATCCTCATGATGCGCAGCGCCTGGACAGCCTGCTGGACATTGCTCAGCTCCATCAGCTTGGCTCCCAGGTGGGTCAAGGTCAGGCTGACGTAGAAAGGAAGTATTGCTAGCACATCGACAATGTTCATGAAAGAAAGGGCAAAGTGGAGTTTGTTGGGAGAGGAGATCAGCCTCAGCACGTACTCCACGGTAAACCAGCCTATGCAGGCGGTCTCGATGCTGTCCAGGGTCGGGTGCTCCATACGGTTCCCCTCTGCATCTACCACCTGCAAGTCTGGGATGGTCCCCACACACATCACAACAGAGGAGatcaaaataaacagaaaggaCAGTACAGCAATCACTCTAGCTGGATAGGATGATTCTGGCTTCTCCAGAAATTTCCAGATGCATTTTTGGCACTTTTTCCAGCGACTTTCTGAGGCATCTACTCCCAAGTCATCCAGAATGAGTTGCACCCTTCGGGCTATTTCTTCCAGttcctcctttttttcactTAGGTGAGCTTTGCAGCAGTCATCCAAAAATTGCAGATCCACTTTccaaaattccatttcattCTTGAAACATATGGGGCATATTCCTTTCTTCATGTGAATTTCCCCAAAGTAGTACACGTCAATAATGCATTTGAAAGCATCTGGATCTCTGTCAAAGTAAAACTCTCTCTTTCCAGGATCATAGTCGTCACAGAGGGAAAATATGCTATCGTATCCCCCCGATAAACAATTGACCAGCTCTGCCAGCCGCGTTTCTGGGTACTGATTCAGGTTATCTCCGTAGAACACCTGCCTTACCCCACCGACATTGACTACAATCTccatttcttcacttttttctgATCCATCAGTGTCCACATCTGGAAACCTAGAGTCACCTGCCATTTTATAATTGTATTGGCTTTTGGTTGATTTTTAGCCCGTTGTTTGGTTTCACAGCTTTGTGGTTTTAACCTCTCATGAAAGCAAATCAGCAGCGAGCCAGCTCTGTTACAAATGTCACCAAACTGCCCCGGAGTCTTGGTGGGAAAGGTTACTGACAGAAACCTGCGGTCGGGAAAGCCTGGTGAGGAATGCAACAAGCTGCAGGGAAAAGACAAGTCATcgggctgctgtgcctgcaagCAGGGTGTTAGAAAGCTCCAGCAGactggaaagagaagaaaccaTTTAATAAAACTCACCACTCTGTTCAGTGCTCGAGAGTCTTTTCAGGTCCCATTCTGTCTCTAAAAGTGATATCTATTCACAGCTTGGAAGCCACGGCAGAGAAATAAATCCTGCGCTCTGATTAACGCAACGTGCAGTGAGTGACAGCTCTCAGAGACAGTCGGCGGGGTGAGCCCACGGGAGCTGCCGCGGCTTCTCCCTTCGATTCCACAGCTTCCCTagaaagctgcttttgaattttgtttctctttccgCTTTCTGTTTACTTTAAGGTCTTCCAGAGTTCATCCGCTGACTCTCGCACATAGTCAGTCGGTGCAAACAGGCAGAGGAGAAACTTGTGCTTGTTTTCCCTTCGCTGTTTCCCAGCACAATAGGGAGCCTGGGCTGCCGGGAGTCCTTTCCAAACTCTACCCTCTCCTGGTGAAACGCAGCAAAGCACCAGCTGCACAGAAAGCGCTGCTCAGCTATTTATACGCCTGCCCAGTGGTACAACGATGTGTTTCTATGCTGACAGAAACTTTAAGgagttttttaaaacatttttttatcaCATGCAAAGCTTAATCGTGTATGAAGCCATTCAGAGCTCAGAGAGACACACAAAcattttctccaggcagaaacCAGAAGAAGCAATACTGTGTTTTGGGAATAAATCTTGCTCTCAGAGGGACTGAAACAACTCTAGAGCGTTTCTGTCCTGTGTCAGGACATTGGGTTAATTTGAATTTGTACTGATGTCTTTGCAAAAGAAGGAGAGACCATAAAGTTTCTGTTGCAGCTGTGGAGCAAAGCCTCCCCTACATTCAGTGCATGTTTCCCAAAGCTCTGGGTCCTCAGTTTTAGCTGCGTTTCTGTGACCTGCAGTCAGCTGAGCCTCAGGAGGGTTTCAGTAATTTACATCTATTATGATTTCTCAGTGACTGCTTCTTACCAGAAGCAATGCTTTGCACTACATCGAGCTCTTTAAAAGTAGAATaacaagcattttcttttcactttgttttctctgaattcCAGgatttaaagaacatttttcccCTGGACCTCTGCATGCAGAAAACCTACCACcattaaattattaaatctaCAGTTCATTTAGTCCAGGAAAACATACAGATCATAAGTTAACTGTTTCTGGCCACAGCAGAATGATCTGCACCAGCAACTTATGATCTTTCCCAATTTACTGGCTTCTAAAAAGCTTCTCAGTAGAGGGGAATAGAGAGGAGCAATTCCAGCTGactgtttgcttttccaggctTGTGTCCATCCTGGGAGAAAGGTGAGATTTGTGATGTGTCTGCTGTCCTCCTGCTGGTGTCACACAGCCAGGGGGACCCTGGTGAGTACACAGTGTTCCTGCTCCACTGTCTCAGAAGCTTATGGGTAATTAATGAGAGGTTGTGCACCAGACCTCATCTTGACATGGCATGTGCTCATAGCGTCACATACCCAGGAAAAGGGAATATCAGGTCCCAGGAAGGGAGTAATATCTATTAATCTACACCTGTGTCATACTGTGAACCTCTGGAGGCCAGTGTCACCTTCATGTGCTCCTGAGTGTGCTGCATAGTTTGAGTATAATACAAGAAGTcccttgaatttttttccaggcacATATAAATTTGCTGATACTTGTAAGCTTCTTGAGACAAAAGAAATACTTTGGAAAAACCCTTTGTTTTTTGGGTTCATCAATAAATAGTTACCCACCTGTGGCTTTCCTGCTTACTAACTAACTTGGCattagcaaaataaattttaagatgCCAATAGCAGTGACATGCTTGCACAGGGGAAAATGCAGATGGGATTACTTATCCAAtcttacaaaacaaaatcaagatCTGGAAAAGTTAGGCTTCAGATTTTGTCACGCTGCATGAGCATAGGGAAAAGTTCTGTAGATTTAAATCCTCAGATTTAACCATCTCAGATCCTACTCTCTTTGATCAACAATTCATTCCAGTGACCTTTCGGTTTTTCTCTAGGTAATGATAAGAAATCAATGCAGGGTCCAGCATGATCAACACAGAAACCTTTGTTTCCAAAAAGGCTTTTCTCCCCACTTATCCCTCCCCGTCCATTTTACAGAACAAATGCCTACAAAAAGACACACAGGACATTGTTCTGTTTGAAAGGTGAAATCAGCTCCTTTCAGATGATAAATCTCAGCACATTCTCCAAAGGTTGAGAAGAAACTATTTTTGAAATGCCAGATCCGTCCTTATAAAGACTTTACTTAGTGTGGCTGCTAAAATCCTTGTGCTTTATTCTCCCTCGTCTTGCACCTTTTCAGAGTTCTTTACACCTTTCAGTGTGCCTGTGAAATGTTAGAGGAGATCTGGTAGCATTTGAAATCCACTTGGGCAAATGTAAATGATCCGAAGAACAGTCAGGGAAATCAAAATGAATTAAACCCTTGTTTTTGTAGCTGAAAAGAGTGACACAGGCTTGCTTGATGAATGTTTGTATCAGATGTATCATAGATCAGCAAACAACGGGagcagaaataataatttgcaGCAAGTAATTTATTccattaattcattttttatccacaaaaagaaaacttctctAATCTAAAAATTACAGTAGATAATTGTTGCCCTGTCATTCATTTATGACCAGATTGCTGCAATTATTAGGGCTCCTAAATTCAACTTCTGTTGCCTGTGAGAACAGGTcaagctgtgctgtgtctgCTGGAAGCAATATGTGCTGGCAATTGAATTCCTACAGACCCAACAAGAAacacagaggggttttttttcctgtgtcagtGCTTTGGCTCAGAGAACAGCACATGGATTTGAGCTGACAGTTGTGTTAAGTTTTGGCTGTGGTTCAGACAGACTCCttcaggaaggaggaggaggaggaggaggaggcccAGCCGGACACCAAGCCCTGCAGCCTGAGAGAAGGGCTCCTGGCTTGCTGGGCAtccctgctggggtgggggcTGCATTTGGTGGGATTGCAATGTCCCAGGGTGGGGCTTGAACCCCAACAGGGCTTGGTCCAAAAGCTCGGTGGAGCTCCGAGTGGGTCCCCAGTGACACTGGCTCCTTTTGAGGGAAGGGGGTGGCACAAAGCACCCATAGTGCAGCACAGGGACCTGCAATAACCACAgtccccagggatgctgagaAGAATCAAGGTTTGGCTCCCTTGTTGACCACTTTTGGGAAAGGGCATTTACCCCTGAGTAGCTTTGTGCCAGTCTGGGAAGAGAGATTGCTCCTCTTGAGTGCTAGTCTGGCTCATACTGCATTCCTGAATCCCAGCCAGCACCTCTGTCCTCCTGTCAGATGCACTGAGCTGCTCCCCATGGAGCTGTGGGCAGTAGTGGTGCTTGAAGGACTGTGAATGGGTTAGGAGCCAAACCTAGGGAGATAAGATTGGATTCCACTTAGAGAAGGATGCTTACTACAGAGGCAGGACTTGGACAGCCTCTCTGCAAGCAGGCTGTGGTGCAGTCAGCCTGTCTGCactgagctcagccctgcatctgccctctcccttctcccaaaATCACAGGCAAGCTCCAGAAAGTTTAGGGACCTGACTCTGACTGTCCAAGTAAGAAACAGCTAAAGCATGTCTGGCACAGATCCAGCCCACCCTGACCAGCTAACATGGGCATTTCCAAGCCATCATGTGGCCGTCAGAGACAATTCCCAACAGACCATTTGCAGGCAGCACCAGTACTGCAGATTAAAAGGACTTCTTAAAAGAGATGGAGACCCGTTGTCAGTTTGCCTCAATGCCCAGGGACATCCTTGGGCACATATAAACCTGCTTATACTCAGTATAAGCACACATTCTCTGTTGTGTCATATTTGGGTTTTAAATGACACATGCAGGACTGGACCCGTGATAGATCCAGCAAGAGATCTCAGCATCTAACACAGCACTTACTTCACCACTTATTTTCAACTAGATGCAGACTATGGAGAGCCACTTGAGACAGCAACATGTCATCAAAATGTCCCATAGAAAAGTCAATCAGGGACCTAAAGGAGGATGGAGAATGGAAATATCTtattcttcctcccttcctttgGTATTTAGGGGTCAGTTTTCAGCCAGTTGCATGGACATTGCTTCTTCAGCTAACAGTACAAGGTTCTGTATGGAAAAAGCACCATGCCAATCACAAGAAATGGGAAACAGATAACCTGGATGGATGGGAAGCAATTAATGATATCATTCTGGATTTCAGAAAGAACAAGTCATCCAGTGTAAGACTGATCTCTGAGCAGCTATTCTGACTGCTTTACCACAGCCAGCTTTAGTAAGAGGTTCAGGAAAGATTTTGCTGAAAGAACCCTTTAGGGTTCCCAAAACTAAGGAGGATTCTACTGGTTAGTGCAGCAACACCGCAACCACACTGGAAGATCCAGCACACCTTCTTTGGCAAATTAATCCACCTACTGCAACAtgttgttttattctttatagctcaataattaaaatctgttttcaaatcACACCTTCTTTTATCCTTATAACATGCTCTATGATAAAGTCAGCTGTTTTGACACATCAAGAACACATGGATTGCCTTCCCCTGGGCACTGTGGTTCCCAGCATGGATGTGGTGGCACTGCCATAGCACCAGCACCAACCTCATGCACCTCCCCAGCATACCTGAAGGACAGCAGGGCACGACTTGATGTCATGAACTGTTAACACCAGGGCCTGTGGGAGAGGAGTTGTGGGCATGGACTGCCTGCAGGAAACCTCTGTgatgcagtggcagcagctcgTGGTCCCAGCACTGATGTGTGTCATGTGTGTGTAGCTATGAGCTACTGGAGTGAATCTGAGCTTCAGCATGAAAGACGTTCATTGCCCACTGCTGCTATTTCTAGCAACAGATGAGTCTTTTAAATCCCTTGATATGGTAAAAGAAAGGTCTCTGTAAAGCTACAGAAACAAATTGTCTACTTCTTTTAATACATCTCTGTGCTTTGTATGATGTTTCTCAATACATGAGACTTCCTTCAGATTGATATATTAAGAACAGGAGATTATGAAATGTCTGAACTGAGATGGGTATCTGGACTGTAACAGATACATCCACCTTGCAAATCTGGTTTTATGTGTCTGTTTCCAGcatatttacatatttctcCAAGACTATACTTTCAAAGTAGTTTTTTCCCAGTTTATTTCCTCTCTCTTAGctactttgttcttttttaaagttcaaaatTTATACATAGCCAGTTAATTGTATCAGAGCTTTTAATTAATACCTTATTAAAGGGCTGGTAATAGCTTGCTGCAAATTTCAATTGGCCTTGCTTTCCATTTGACATTAATGAGTCTGTTTTCCTGTACAATTAGACCTACCTTAAGTGACCACTCAGGAGTGCAGCCAAATCTCTGATTTAATGTAAAtgactttaaataaataaaatgcaaccTTCACTTTAAGCAGCTAACAGATGGGCTCAAATTAAGCATATCAGTGAGCCATGAATAGGATGGGAGTTGGAGATGCTGTAAAAGATTTAAGAACCTTGGCTTGTTTACAGCATCACTGTCTCTTGAGGAAGGACTGGAATTCTTGCTCTTAAACACTGCCATCAAAAGCTTTGAATGCCGTTGCATGTActaagaaaagccaaaaaacaaTGTGAAAATACTTACTACAGTTGCAGAGAGACAATGACTAAAAAATTATGAATTGCATATACATTGAGCATGACCATGGTCCAAAAATTTGCATGTGCACACATGATTAGGGGCTGTGTCATAGTAAATAGACACAAGGTGATTCAATGCAGTTTGCATG harbors:
- the KCNF1 gene encoding potassium voltage-gated channel subfamily F member 1, which encodes MAGDSRFPDVDTDGSEKSEEMEIVVNVGGVRQVFYGDNLNQYPETRLAELVNCLSGGYDSIFSLCDDYDPGKREFYFDRDPDAFKCIIDVYYFGEIHMKKGICPICFKNEMEFWKVDLQFLDDCCKAHLSEKKEELEEIARRVQLILDDLGVDASESRWKKCQKCIWKFLEKPESSYPARVIAVLSFLFILISSVVMCVGTIPDLQVVDAEGNRMEHPTLDSIETACIGWFTVEYVLRLISSPNKLHFALSFMNIVDVLAILPFYVSLTLTHLGAKLMELSNVQQAVQALRIMRIARIFKLARHSSGLQTLTYALKRSFKELGLLLMYLAVGIFVFSALGYTMEQSHPETLFKSIPQSFWWAIITMTTVGYGDIYPKTTLGKLNAAISFLCGVIAIALPIHPIINNFVRYYNKQRVLETAAKHELELMELNSAEGKAAGSRSELEDLSREGKEGPFYSSRIKVSHSDTFIHLLSEEKHHRTRLQSCK